From Anopheles funestus chromosome 3RL, idAnoFuneDA-416_04, whole genome shotgun sequence, a single genomic window includes:
- the LOC125771157 gene encoding protein yellow-like translates to MSNGRRLWLALAGVVLVLAVITSPVGSYSPFKKGPQHGSFTRTSPASGERGTVREREREREREQERLATPYVGPLVGLETNGKRAANDFLEDVGKNVFDTVYHWKMIDFMYPSLQLRNNAIRTREFIPENNLPLGVDRFRDRLFITTPRWNPGVPATLSYLPLPAQDRSQPLMPYPDWSYHTSPRNPDCSKMMSVYRIQVDECDRLWVLDAGVTDTLTNLQQVCPPKIMAFDLQNDELLFTYVLPAEQVKEDSLHTNLVVDVRDGQCDDAFAYVADVWRNGITVFDMRKFKSWRTTNHLYNPNPLASDYNYQELNFQWSDGVFGMSLAPVHRSGDRMLLFHPMSSFMEFQVPASILRNETVWEGFGLAAKAFQPVGTRGRLGQSSTSGVGKNNVQFFTLVQQSGVGCWDLGKPYNRNNLGVVEKNAQKLTFPNDLKVDREPQQSLWVMSNKLPVFLYDKLDYTQTNFRVLMADARKAIENTVCDPRVPPSLAFDAAQLECELEL, encoded by the exons ATGTCGAACGGGAGACGTTTGTGGTTGGCGCTGGCCGGAGTAGTGCTAGTTCTAGCCGTGATTACCAGTCCGGTCGGTAGTTATTCACCGTTTAAGAAGGGACCGCAGCATGGTTCGTTCACACGAACGTCACCAGCTAGCGGTGAACGTGGCACGGTAAGAGAACGCGAGCGAGAGCGGGAACGCGAACAGGAACGCTTGGCAACACCTTACGTAGGTCCGCTGGTGGGACTAGAAACGAATGGAAAGCGAGCCGCCAACGACTTCCTTGAGGATGTCGGTAAGAACGTATTTGACACCGTTTACCATTGGAAGATGATCGACTTCATGTACCCATCGCTGCAGTTGCGTAACAATGCCATCAGAACACG GGAATTCATCCCGGAGAACAATCTACCGCTCGGTGTTGATCGATTCCGCGACCGGTTGTTCATTACGACACCACGCTGGAACCCCGGTGTACCGGCTACGTTGTCCTATCTGCCACTGCCTGCCCAGGATCGTAGCCAACCGCTGATGCCCTATCCAGACTGGAGTTATCATACGTCACCACGCAACCCAGACTGCTCCAAGATGATGTCAGTGTACCGCATCCAGGTGGATGAGTGCGATCGACTATGGGTGCTGGATGCGGGTGTTACAGACACCCTCACCAACCTGCAACAGGTCTGCCCACCCAAGATTATGGCATTTGACTTACAGAACGATGAACTCCTGTTCACGTACGTACTGCCAGCAGAACAGGTGAAAGAGGACTCACTGCACACGAACCTTGTAGTCGACGTTCGGGACGGCCAGTGTGATGATGCATTCGCATACGTTGCCGATGTCTGGCGTAACGGTATCACCGTGTTTGATATGCGCAAGTTCAAGAGTTGGCGCACGACGAACCATCTTTACAATCCGAACCCACTTGCCAGTGATTACAACTATCAGGAACTCAACTTCCAGTGGTCGGATGGCGTGTTCGGTATGTCACTTGCACCGGTACACCGCTCCGGCGATCGAATGCTTCTGTTCCACCCAATGTCCAGCTTCATGGAGTTCCAGGTGCCTGCCTCGATCCTGCGCAATGAAACAGTCTGGGAAGGATTCGGGCTGGCGGCAAAGGCATTCCAACCGGTGGGTACTCGGGGTCGGCTCGGACAATCGTCAACATCCGGTGTTGGAAAGAACAATGTGCAGTTCTTTACGCTCGTCCAGCAATCTGGTGTCGGTTGTTGGGATCTTGGCAAACCGTACAACCGCAACAACCTCGGCGTGGTGGAAAAGAACGCACAGAAGCTGACCTTCCCGAACGATCTGAAGGTTGACCGAGAACCGCAACAGTCGCTATGGGTAATGAGCAACAAGTTGCCTGTCTTCCTCTATGACAAGCTCGACTACACGCAGACTAACTTCCGCGTACTGATGGCGGACGCTCGTAAAGCTATCGAGAATACGGTGTGTGATCCACGTGTACCGCCAAGTTTGGCGTTCGATGCCGCCCAACTCGAGTGTGAGTTGGAGCTGTAA